A window from Pseudobutyrivibrio ruminis HUN009 encodes these proteins:
- a CDS encoding glycosyltransferase family 39 protein, with product MSESSNIKRTIFRTLVAIGIIVWCAFTLNTGLYVDENGLLTIYKGIYQGQHMFTDSWESLQTGGFLAWPLLALYYQVLSPLFLSVGINIGLVLYMRIVYMVVRGLIALYLFYTIKNTKYENSAYYAALFYFMFVVTWKNFSYKSYCEMAVMMIICFMIRYYETEKVRYFVLMGIACCVGILGYPTMIIMAVFIGCAIIFGMYQGQVPGKALVAFVITCLVIGGAFILYLHLTSGLPQAISELQFLGDQDYEESVAVRLGKLLLSYAALAVVAYFPIVVINLIRKARYFSEYAEAVILTIYWVAFLVGICLLKWDGVSNSRFVYACIILFFWLPYFLREKEKSSYTRIGAYNNTLGNDKGILWMMFTVSVAAQLIWCVSTNQDISVPGHMSVYAVIAVLIIAADDEMEMIGLVRFVIAAATFFLCFWVAEGNGGYSDVTKERWIVTEGELKGIALLPEDYMANQSVYNLVSQYVGEDDYLLVAFGSNSTGYLNSVAHQGTYSVYARTQKNTKLLDYYTLHPENMADYVLIDQSNVKYEAFREGETGLFLLNTYTKEIATDGNFVLLGRGDAQ from the coding sequence ATGAGTGAATCATCTAATATAAAAAGAACAATTTTTAGAACACTGGTAGCTATAGGCATAATTGTTTGGTGTGCCTTCACATTAAATACAGGATTGTATGTAGATGAAAATGGTCTACTTACAATATACAAAGGCATTTATCAGGGACAGCATATGTTCACTGATAGCTGGGAATCTTTGCAAACTGGTGGCTTTTTAGCATGGCCGCTTCTTGCTCTTTATTATCAGGTGTTATCACCTTTATTTTTATCCGTTGGAATTAATATAGGCTTGGTATTGTATATGCGAATTGTCTATATGGTGGTTCGAGGTCTTATTGCACTTTACCTTTTCTACACTATCAAAAACACGAAATATGAAAATAGTGCTTATTACGCAGCCCTTTTCTATTTTATGTTTGTTGTTACATGGAAGAATTTTTCGTACAAGTCATATTGTGAGATGGCTGTAATGATGATTATCTGTTTTATGATCAGATATTATGAAACAGAAAAGGTCCGTTATTTTGTGCTAATGGGCATAGCGTGCTGTGTTGGAATTCTTGGATATCCAACTATGATTATTATGGCAGTATTCATTGGCTGCGCAATCATCTTTGGAATGTATCAAGGTCAGGTTCCTGGCAAGGCACTTGTGGCATTTGTAATCACATGCCTTGTTATAGGCGGAGCATTTATCCTTTATTTGCATTTAACTTCGGGATTGCCACAAGCTATTTCAGAGCTCCAGTTCCTGGGAGATCAGGACTATGAAGAGAGTGTTGCTGTACGTCTTGGCAAGCTTCTTCTTAGCTATGCAGCCCTTGCAGTTGTTGCATACTTCCCGATTGTAGTAATCAACCTAATCAGAAAAGCTAGATACTTTTCAGAATATGCTGAGGCAGTTATTCTTACAATTTATTGGGTGGCATTTTTAGTTGGAATTTGTTTGCTTAAATGGGATGGTGTTTCTAATTCAAGATTCGTATATGCGTGCATTATACTTTTCTTTTGGTTGCCTTACTTCCTTAGGGAAAAAGAAAAATCTTCTTACACAAGAATCGGTGCATACAATAACACTCTTGGAAATGATAAAGGCATCCTTTGGATGATGTTTACTGTATCAGTGGCTGCACAGCTGATTTGGTGCGTATCAACAAATCAGGATATTTCCGTTCCAGGGCACATGTCAGTGTATGCAGTTATAGCAGTACTAATTATTGCTGCAGATGATGAAATGGAAATGATAGGCTTGGTGAGATTTGTAATTGCAGCTGCCACATTCTTCCTTTGCTTCTGGGTTGCAGAAGGCAATGGCGGATACTCAGATGTTACTAAGGAGCGCTGGATAGTTACAGAAGGCGAGCTCAAAGGAATCGCACTCTTGCCAGAGGATTACATGGCTAATCAGTCCGTGTACAATTTAGTGAGTCAGTATGTTGGTGAGGATGATTATCTGTTGGTTGCATTTGGAAGCAATAGTACAGGATATCTCAATAGTGTGGCTCATCAGGGCACATATTCAGTGTACGCACGCACACAAAAGAACACAAAGCTTTTGGATTACTATACATTGCATCCTGAGAACATGGCTGATTATGTTTTGATTGATCAGTCTAACGTAAAATATGAGGCATTCCGCGAAGGCGAAACAGGTCTTTTCCTTCTTAATACATACACAAAGGAAATTGCTACAGATGGTAACTTCGTATTATTAGGACGAGGTGATGCTCAATAA
- a CDS encoding MBOAT family O-acyltransferase, producing the protein MLFNSIEFIIFFPIVVFLYYIIPRKLRCVWLLIASYYFYMSWNAKYAVLILFSTTVTYLSGILIGKGKTIAQKKIVVALSFMSNLAVLGFFKYFDFLIDNINYLFHGFNITVSNPFSFVLPVGISFYTFQALSYTMDVYRGDIEPESNFLRYALFVSFFPQLVAGPIERSGNLLIQVQQVTKEKMFTYEKFVSGLILMAWGMFQKMVIADRLAIFVDSVFADTYRVGTFDGLLGVVAFAFQIYCDFGGYSNIAIGAARVMGFELMENFSAPYLSESISELWRRWHISLSGWFKDYLYIPLGGNRKGKLYKYRNIAITFVVSGLWHGANWTYVIWGGLHAIYQIVGDFTKPYRKAINERLSLNTDAFSYHLGRVLGTFGLHIVSLVFFKASSVKEALKYLLNIFTRWNPWVIFDESLFNYGLDRRETGIIIFALLLLVAADCLRKYKDRTVDAFILEQNYVFRVLVIAFLILYVLVYGEYGITFNSAKFIYFDF; encoded by the coding sequence ATGTTATTCAATTCAATAGAATTTATTATCTTTTTTCCTATTGTTGTTTTTTTGTATTATATTATTCCAAGAAAATTAAGATGTGTATGGCTTTTAATTGCAAGCTATTATTTTTATATGTCTTGGAATGCTAAATACGCTGTATTAATACTATTTTCGACAACAGTCACATATCTAAGTGGAATTTTAATAGGCAAAGGGAAAACTATAGCACAAAAGAAAATAGTAGTAGCTTTGAGCTTTATGTCAAACCTAGCAGTGCTAGGTTTCTTTAAGTATTTTGATTTTTTGATTGATAATATTAATTATCTATTTCATGGTTTCAATATAACTGTTAGTAATCCATTCTCGTTTGTACTACCTGTAGGAATATCTTTTTATACTTTTCAGGCTCTTAGTTACACTATGGACGTATATAGAGGAGATATTGAACCAGAATCAAATTTCTTAAGGTATGCTCTGTTTGTATCTTTTTTTCCACAACTTGTTGCTGGTCCAATTGAAAGATCAGGTAATCTGTTAATTCAAGTTCAGCAAGTTACTAAAGAAAAGATGTTTACATATGAAAAGTTCGTGTCAGGATTAATTCTCATGGCATGGGGAATGTTTCAGAAAATGGTTATTGCTGATAGATTGGCGATATTTGTAGATAGTGTTTTTGCTGATACATATAGAGTTGGAACATTTGATGGATTGCTTGGCGTTGTTGCTTTTGCTTTTCAAATTTATTGTGATTTTGGAGGCTATTCGAACATTGCTATAGGCGCAGCTCGGGTGATGGGATTTGAACTTATGGAAAACTTTAGTGCTCCATATTTATCGGAAAGTATATCAGAGCTGTGGAGAAGATGGCACATATCATTAAGCGGCTGGTTTAAGGATTATCTTTATATTCCATTAGGTGGTAATCGAAAAGGAAAATTGTATAAATATCGCAATATTGCCATTACATTTGTGGTGAGTGGATTGTGGCATGGAGCCAATTGGACTTATGTAATTTGGGGAGGATTACATGCCATATATCAAATTGTTGGGGATTTTACAAAGCCATATCGCAAAGCAATTAACGAGCGGCTTAGTTTAAATACAGATGCATTTAGCTATCATTTGGGTCGAGTGTTAGGAACTTTTGGGTTACATATTGTTTCGTTGGTCTTTTTCAAAGCGTCATCTGTAAAAGAAGCTTTAAAATACCTTCTTAATATTTTTACAAGATGGAATCCATGGGTAATATTTGATGAGTCTTTGTTTAATTATGGATTAGATAGGCGAGAAACTGGTATTATAATTTTTGCACTGTTGTTACTTGTGGCTGCTGATTGCCTGAGAAAATACAAAGACAGAACAGTTGATGCTTTTATTCTGGAACAAAATTATGTGTTCAGAGTACTCGTTATAGCATTTTTGATTCTATATGTTCTAGTGTATGGTGAATATGGAATAACGTTTAATTCGGCAAAATTTATTTATTTTGATTTCTAA
- a CDS encoding aldolase catalytic domain-containing protein, translating into MEQHIRLLDCTLRDGGHIVQGKFGESVIKNTIKSLVEAGVDIIEVGFLWDSVNDKDTARYYTIEDVKRILPEDRGHSHFSLMADFIDLEHLEPCDGTIEYIRLSFKRWRLDWGLKTARILMDKGYKVFINPVNNNVYSDKEYIEVLEKVNELHPYGFSIVDTFGVMRVNDLSHRYYLVENNLLPDITIGVHLHENLGLAYNLAQHVAQIANPTRNIVIDGSLLGMGRVPGNLCIEQIADYMNEQYGTSYALEPIYDAIDDYIAPIKAREPWGYAIPYALSAKYYLHRTYAEHLINKKRLKTKDIQRILSQVDPSEAETFNEEYIDKLYMEYMDVKYDDKADLKNLSDILAGYKNILVMAPGESLKTSADKIAAAKTADTCTIAVNFVPEAGADIIFLTNTKRYDSIKDKKGDSKLVITSNLMRDIENYDAAIAYNELVYFNDEYNDDSTLMLINLLVKLGVKELSFAGFDGRKNGKLNFVDNSLDGHQDNPERSQNTKRILDTVFADVKKTFITESEYR; encoded by the coding sequence ATGGAACAGCACATTAGATTATTAGACTGTACTCTTCGTGACGGTGGCCACATCGTTCAGGGTAAATTTGGCGAGTCAGTTATTAAAAATACAATTAAGAGTCTTGTAGAGGCTGGTGTAGATATCATCGAGGTTGGCTTCCTTTGGGACAGCGTCAATGATAAAGATACAGCTCGTTACTACACAATCGAGGATGTTAAAAGAATTTTGCCAGAGGATAGAGGTCATTCTCATTTCTCACTTATGGCAGATTTCATCGATTTGGAACACTTGGAGCCATGCGACGGCACTATCGAATACATCCGTCTTTCATTCAAGAGATGGCGTCTCGACTGGGGTCTAAAGACAGCCCGTATCCTTATGGACAAGGGATACAAGGTCTTCATCAACCCAGTAAACAACAACGTTTATTCAGACAAGGAATATATCGAGGTTCTCGAGAAGGTTAACGAGCTTCACCCATACGGTTTCTCAATCGTAGATACCTTCGGTGTAATGCGTGTTAACGACCTTTCACACAGATACTATTTGGTAGAGAACAACCTTCTTCCAGATATCACTATCGGTGTTCATTTGCACGAGAATCTTGGTTTGGCATACAACCTAGCTCAGCACGTAGCGCAGATTGCCAACCCAACACGAAACATCGTTATCGATGGTTCACTTCTTGGAATGGGCCGTGTGCCTGGCAACCTTTGCATCGAGCAGATTGCAGACTATATGAACGAGCAGTACGGTACAAGCTACGCCCTTGAGCCTATCTATGATGCAATCGACGATTACATCGCACCAATCAAGGCTCGCGAGCCATGGGGCTATGCAATTCCATACGCCCTTTCTGCAAAGTACTACTTGCACCGTACATATGCAGAGCATTTGATCAACAAAAAGCGTCTCAAGACAAAGGATATCCAGCGTATCCTTTCACAGGTGGACCCTTCCGAGGCAGAGACCTTCAACGAAGAATACATCGACAAGCTCTATATGGAGTATATGGATGTTAAATACGATGACAAGGCAGATTTAAAGAACCTTTCAGATATCCTTGCTGGCTACAAAAACATCCTTGTTATGGCTCCAGGCGAGAGCCTTAAGACATCTGCTGACAAGATCGCAGCAGCAAAGACAGCCGACACATGTACTATCGCAGTCAATTTTGTGCCAGAGGCAGGTGCTGATATCATCTTCCTTACAAACACAAAGCGCTACGATAGCATCAAGGATAAAAAGGGCGATAGCAAGCTTGTTATCACATCAAACCTTATGCGTGACATCGAAAACTACGATGCAGCAATAGCATACAACGAGCTTGTATATTTCAACGACGAATACAATGATGATTCCACATTGATGCTTATCAACCTTCTAGTTAAGCTTGGCGTAAAAGAGCTTAGCTTCGCAGGCTTCGATGGTCGCAAGAATGGCAAGCTCAATTTCGTGGACAATTCACTTGATGGCCACCAGGATAACCCTGAGCGTAGCCAGAACACAAAGCGAATCTTGGATACCGTATTTGCGGATGTTAAAAAGACTTTCATTACTGAATCAGAATATCGATAG
- a CDS encoding cytidylyltransferase domain-containing protein: MKTVAFVPIKMNNERLPGKNTKCFSDGTPLVRVITEKLAALKGDCIDEVYCYCSNPAIKEYLPEGVEFLERPTFLDDKFCKGRAIYEEFVKTVEADVYILCHATAPFTTTEHIKECIEAVQAGKASSAFAGQKHQTFFWKDGKPFNFDLSNPPRTQDMEAFYTENPSPYVFTKECFAETHARCGLNPYIVECDAAECVDIDNADDFELADAVYTFLKSKGKLK, translated from the coding sequence ATGAAAACAGTAGCGTTTGTACCTATTAAGATGAATAATGAAAGATTACCAGGCAAGAACACAAAGTGTTTTAGCGACGGCACACCCCTTGTGCGTGTCATCACTGAAAAGCTTGCAGCCCTCAAGGGTGATTGCATAGATGAAGTTTACTGCTATTGCAGCAACCCAGCCATCAAAGAGTATTTGCCAGAGGGAGTAGAATTCCTTGAGCGTCCTACATTCCTTGATGACAAGTTCTGCAAGGGCCGTGCAATTTACGAGGAGTTTGTAAAGACAGTAGAGGCTGATGTTTACATTCTTTGCCATGCAACAGCTCCTTTCACAACTACAGAGCACATCAAAGAGTGTATCGAGGCAGTGCAGGCAGGCAAGGCATCATCTGCATTTGCAGGACAGAAGCACCAGACATTCTTCTGGAAGGATGGCAAGCCATTCAATTTTGACTTAAGCAATCCACCACGTACACAGGATATGGAAGCATTCTACACAGAGAATCCATCTCCATACGTATTCACAAAGGAGTGCTTCGCAGAGACTCACGCTAGATGTGGTCTCAACCCATACATCGTTGAGTGCGATGCAGCAGAGTGTGTAGATATTGATAATGCTGATGATTTCGAGTTGGCAGATGCAGTATACACATTCCTTAAGTCAAAGGGAAAGTTAAAGTAA
- a CDS encoding acyltransferase, protein MSFIKNILKSIRYIWLYVIRYHKFERVGKHTVMFKPLLVLNGKHVSIGDYSYILKGMRLECVERYNEQSFSPKVTIGNGVEIGQGVQISCASSVEIGNNVGIGPYCMINDVTHGHEPTGVPYLKQDITTKPISIGEGTMLGYGVMVLPGVHIGKYCMIGAYSIIAKDIPDYTVVTNHSDLRMRSMKE, encoded by the coding sequence ATGTCATTTATTAAGAATATCCTTAAATCAATTAGATATATATGGCTGTATGTTATTCGCTACCATAAGTTCGAAAGAGTGGGCAAGCATACTGTTATGTTTAAGCCACTTTTAGTACTTAATGGCAAGCATGTTAGCATCGGAGACTATAGCTACATACTCAAAGGCATGCGTCTTGAGTGTGTGGAACGTTATAATGAGCAGTCATTTAGTCCAAAGGTGACGATTGGAAATGGCGTTGAAATTGGTCAGGGTGTTCAGATTTCGTGCGCTAGTTCGGTAGAAATAGGGAACAATGTAGGTATAGGTCCTTATTGCATGATAAATGATGTTACCCATGGCCATGAGCCTACTGGTGTTCCGTATCTCAAGCAGGATATCACTACCAAGCCAATTTCTATTGGTGAAGGAACTATGCTTGGCTACGGAGTAATGGTTTTGCCAGGTGTACATATTGGAAAATATTGTATGATAGGCGCTTACTCAATTATTGCTAAGGATATACCAGATTACACTGTGGTAACTAATCACAGCGACCTTAGAATGAGAAGTATGAAAGAGTAG
- a CDS encoding glycosyltransferase family 2 protein yields MKPILYIVIPCYNEEKVLPITAPMFLDKIKELVSADKIDDKSRVMFVNDGSKDTTWEIIKDLAKQDEHFVGITQSRNRGHQNAVLAGLMEAKELCDITISIDCDGQDDINAMNEMVDAYLDGCEIVYGVRNSRATDTFFKRFTAESFYKLLNGMGAEVVFNHADYRLVSSRVLNEFANFKEVNLFLRGMFPLVGFKSTSVYYARNERIAGESHYPLSKMLSLAFDGITSLSVKPIRMITGFGVFVAFISLILLIYSIVQHFLGNTNAGWSSIMVAVCFLGGIQLISLGVIGEYVGKTYMETKHRPRYIISERTYDKEER; encoded by the coding sequence ATGAAACCAATTTTATACATAGTAATTCCATGCTACAACGAGGAGAAAGTTCTTCCTATCACGGCCCCTATGTTCCTCGATAAGATCAAGGAGCTTGTATCAGCAGACAAAATCGATGATAAGTCACGTGTAATGTTCGTAAACGATGGTTCAAAGGACACTACATGGGAAATCATCAAAGATCTTGCAAAGCAGGACGAGCACTTCGTTGGCATCACACAGAGCCGTAACCGTGGTCACCAGAACGCAGTTCTTGCGGGCCTTATGGAAGCAAAGGAGCTTTGTGATATCACTATCTCTATCGATTGCGATGGCCAGGATGATATCAACGCAATGAACGAAATGGTAGATGCATATTTAGATGGATGCGAAATTGTCTACGGTGTTCGTAACAGCCGTGCTACAGACACATTCTTTAAGCGTTTTACAGCTGAAAGCTTCTACAAGCTTCTAAATGGTATGGGTGCAGAGGTTGTCTTCAATCATGCTGATTACAGATTGGTTTCAAGCCGCGTCCTCAACGAGTTTGCAAACTTCAAGGAGGTAAATCTTTTCCTTCGTGGAATGTTCCCACTTGTTGGTTTCAAGAGTACTAGCGTATACTACGCAAGAAATGAGCGTATCGCTGGTGAAAGCCACTACCCACTTTCAAAGATGCTTTCCCTTGCATTTGATGGTATTACTAGCTTGAGCGTTAAACCTATCCGCATGATTACAGGCTTCGGTGTGTTCGTTGCATTTATTAGTCTTATTCTTTTGATTTATTCAATTGTTCAGCATTTCCTTGGAAACACAAATGCTGGTTGGTCAAGCATTATGGTCGCTGTTTGCTTCCTTGGTGGAATTCAGCTTATTTCTCTTGGTGTAATCGGAGAGTATGTTGGAAAAACCTACATGGAGACAAAGCATAGACCACGCTACATTATTAGCGAGCGCACATACGATAAAGAAGAGAGATAA
- a CDS encoding NAD-dependent epimerase/dehydratase family protein, with translation MKYLITGANGYIGQGVVKTMLDLGAEVVATDFHTDDVDPRAKRIDADLFTLEDPYGYFEKPDVVIHLAWRDGFRHASENHMNDLPHHYDFIAKMCRAGIRKMCVMGTMHEIGFMEGCIKADTPCAPQSLYGISKNALRQATMLLCKEAGVKLQWLRGYYIVGNAHKGCSIFSKLTAAAEAGDTTFPFTTGQNQYDFTDYDLFCEQVAKAAMQDEVLGIIECCTGKPMKLADRVEKFIEDNGFSISLAYGTFPDRPYDSKAVWGDSSKIDQIMALY, from the coding sequence ATGAAGTATTTAATTACAGGTGCAAATGGATATATAGGCCAGGGAGTTGTGAAGACTATGCTGGATCTTGGAGCAGAGGTCGTTGCTACGGATTTCCACACAGACGACGTTGACCCACGCGCGAAGCGTATAGATGCGGATCTCTTCACACTTGAGGACCCATATGGCTATTTTGAAAAGCCAGATGTTGTAATTCACTTGGCTTGGCGCGATGGCTTCCGTCACGCTTCAGAAAACCATATGAACGATTTGCCACATCACTATGATTTCATCGCAAAGATGTGCCGCGCTGGCATCAGAAAGATGTGCGTCATGGGTACAATGCATGAGATCGGCTTTATGGAAGGCTGCATCAAGGCAGACACACCATGTGCACCACAGTCACTTTATGGTATTTCAAAGAATGCTCTTCGCCAGGCTACTATGCTCCTCTGCAAGGAGGCAGGCGTAAAGCTTCAGTGGCTCAGAGGCTACTATATAGTTGGTAACGCTCACAAGGGATGCAGCATTTTCTCTAAGCTTACAGCTGCAGCAGAGGCAGGCGACACCACATTCCCATTCACAACAGGTCAGAATCAGTACGATTTCACAGACTACGATTTATTCTGCGAGCAGGTTGCTAAGGCAGCTATGCAGGATGAAGTGTTAGGCATTATCGAGTGTTGCACAGGCAAGCCAATGAAGCTTGCAGATCGTGTTGAGAAATTCATCGAAGACAATGGATTCTCTATCAGCCTTGCTTATGGCACATTCCCAGATCGTCCATACGATTCCAAGGCGGTGTGGGGTGATAGCTCGAAGATAGATCAAATTATGGCTTTATATTAA
- a CDS encoding GNAT family N-acetyltransferase: MSNKEQFEKFCQDNYVCIYSKPWWLDAVVGPENWDVWLYEKGGRIWAAMPYYLEQKNGIKRITKPPLTQTNGLIVSYPKDPQSLAKRASYEEEICDAAIEFIESMGLDIYEQQFQYKYQNFLPFFWHRYSVIPRYTYVIEDTSDMEQVDKNISSKYKNMIRKGEKNVHHFGTIDADTFYTEHEKIFARQDLPVPFSREQWHRIYEAAYAHNAGEVFAALGENDEVLSLSFLVWDEESLYLDAGGPIPEHSRLQTYDALVHKSIEKAHDLGLKFDFEGSVVKQINHSFREYGGRPVEYYRFRKVFNPEIIRKEAEETIARL, encoded by the coding sequence ATGAGTAATAAAGAACAGTTTGAAAAATTTTGCCAGGACAATTATGTGTGCATCTATTCAAAGCCATGGTGGCTTGATGCGGTAGTTGGCCCTGAGAATTGGGATGTATGGCTCTATGAAAAGGGCGGCCGCATTTGGGCTGCTATGCCATATTATCTTGAACAGAAAAACGGAATAAAGCGTATCACCAAGCCACCTCTTACACAGACTAATGGCTTGATTGTCAGCTATCCAAAGGACCCACAGTCATTGGCAAAGCGCGCCAGCTATGAGGAAGAAATCTGCGACGCTGCCATCGAGTTTATCGAAAGCATGGGCCTTGATATTTACGAGCAGCAGTTCCAGTATAAGTATCAGAACTTCCTTCCATTTTTCTGGCACAGATATAGCGTAATACCTCGCTACACTTATGTTATCGAGGATACATCTGATATGGAACAGGTTGATAAAAACATTAGCAGCAAATACAAAAACATGATCCGCAAGGGTGAGAAAAACGTTCACCACTTCGGCACTATCGATGCAGATACATTCTACACCGAGCATGAAAAGATTTTCGCTCGCCAGGATTTGCCAGTTCCATTTTCAAGAGAGCAGTGGCATCGTATATACGAAGCAGCTTATGCTCATAATGCAGGTGAAGTTTTCGCAGCACTTGGTGAGAATGACGAAGTTCTTTCACTTAGCTTTTTAGTTTGGGATGAGGAAAGCCTCTATCTTGATGCAGGCGGCCCAATTCCAGAGCATTCAAGATTACAGACATACGACGCACTTGTCCACAAATCAATCGAAAAGGCCCACGACCTTGGCCTTAAGTTCGACTTCGAAGGCAGCGTTGTAAAGCAGATAAATCACAGCTTCCGCGAGTATGGCGGCAGACCAGTGGAATACTATCGTTTCCGTAAGGTCTTCAATCCAGAAATCATCCGTAAGGAAGCAGAGGAAACTATTGCAAGATTATGA
- a CDS encoding glycosyltransferase: MKVLHIGMPSHFTEGMLYQENMLIAMNRKDGHDVTIITDVYHYEGSKLVKGSEEDRILDNGARLIRLEYDRVFNSDLWTEKIQKCRKLKKYLNEIQPDTILYHGVCGFEMMDVADYCKHHPECLFFMDSHEDYTNSAMTPLSKAFYKFIHGHFVHKALPQVDKILYLGVQMRDWLKDIYGIPDSKMEFMAIGGIIYSTEQQREARQNIINKYSLPQDAIIMAHSGKLSAGKRTAELLQAFSQVQDPRLALFVFGSIPEDMESTLRPLLESDNRIRFMGWKVNKEIEEFLAGVDLYCQPGGQSSTFETAMCCGCANMTYPHETYKDATYSDCNGENYFFVETVDDMVSVFKSITETPMLLEQTKAKSFAFAKLQFDYEVIARRIYTA, translated from the coding sequence ATGAAAGTTTTACATATAGGAATGCCTTCTCATTTTACAGAAGGCATGTTGTATCAAGAAAATATGCTTATAGCCATGAATCGTAAGGATGGCCATGATGTTACAATCATCACCGATGTCTATCATTACGAGGGCAGCAAGCTTGTGAAGGGGTCAGAGGAGGATAGAATCCTTGATAATGGCGCCCGTCTTATCAGACTTGAATACGACAGAGTTTTCAATAGCGACCTTTGGACTGAGAAAATCCAAAAGTGCCGCAAGCTCAAAAAATATCTTAATGAAATCCAGCCAGACACTATCCTTTATCATGGTGTGTGCGGATTCGAAATGATGGATGTGGCAGATTATTGCAAGCATCACCCAGAATGCCTGTTTTTCATGGATAGCCACGAGGATTACACAAACTCAGCCATGACACCACTCAGCAAGGCATTCTACAAATTCATCCATGGCCATTTTGTTCACAAGGCGTTGCCACAGGTAGATAAGATTCTTTATCTGGGGGTTCAGATGCGTGACTGGCTCAAGGATATCTACGGCATACCAGATAGCAAGATGGAGTTCATGGCTATCGGTGGAATCATTTATTCTACTGAGCAGCAGCGCGAAGCTCGCCAGAACATCATCAACAAATACAGCCTTCCTCAGGATGCAATCATCATGGCTCACTCAGGAAAGCTTTCAGCAGGCAAGCGTACAGCAGAGCTTTTACAGGCTTTTTCACAGGTACAGGATCCACGCCTTGCCCTATTTGTATTCGGTTCCATCCCAGAGGATATGGAATCTACCCTTCGCCCTCTTTTGGAGTCTGATAATCGTATCCGCTTCATGGGTTGGAAGGTCAATAAAGAAATCGAGGAGTTCCTTGCAGGCGTTGATTTGTACTGCCAGCCAGGCGGCCAGTCATCCACATTCGAGACTGCCATGTGCTGCGGATGTGCCAACATGACATATCCACATGAAACCTACAAGGATGCTACATACAGCGATTGCAACGGAGAGAATTATTTCTTCGTTGAAACAGTTGACGACATGGTAAGCGTATTCAAGAGCATCACTGAAACACCGATGCTTTTGGAGCAGACAAAGGCCAAGTCATTTGCATTTGCAAAGCTTCAGTTTGATTACGAAGTAATCGCAAGAAGAATCTACACAGCTTAA